A section of the Humulus lupulus chromosome 2, drHumLupu1.1, whole genome shotgun sequence genome encodes:
- the LOC133814197 gene encoding protein FAR1-RELATED SEQUENCE 5-like, translated as MFHKSETDIIEENDLDWFGLRFCEEYEEEEGGGDYMGNTVDEGGGDSMENTVDEGGTSSLEKTEMETDEMKDTNQFSKYDLNENPLLLSRDGMVGHVFQSLDMAKEFIHEYARFIGFSLRKSIMRKNTTGDVRQRQWVCSREGWRSEMHVGRLDKTREPKPISRVGCKVCFRVNLVKGSTHWLCKEFIPFHSHNIVADNHKQFLRSNRVMTQGTLTTGQIMKESGIRTCHIMSYMAKQMGGYEKIPFTPKDLYNRISHASKVEFIGSNAGRAIGYLEHKADEDPGFFGQFSYNEDNRLLNLFWADGRCRSDYETYGHAVAFDSTYKTNSYGKPLLVWIGINNHYSTCILGFAILDNESGSSYKWATRAFLECMGGVLPKTVVTDGDKAIANTLQELMPDVPHRLCYWHLHNKAVLKVKDPSFASRFTKLVFRYYTKDEFEDKWCDLVKDFGIQGTEYATKLYVDKEKWAETFLRGNFFCGMTTTQRSEGINAVLKKKVNQKLKLYEFVRAVNMTLSLIRQREAKDEYITLHTSPQLGKTNLPQIEDELANIYT; from the coding sequence ATGTTTCACAAGTCCGAAACAGACATTATCGAAGAGAATGATTTGGATTGGTTTGGCTTACGCTTTTGTGAAGAAtatgaggaagaagaaggtgGGGGAGATTACATGGGGAATACGGTTGATGAAGGTGGTGGAGATTCCATGGAGAATACAGTTGATGAAGGTGGGACATCAAGTTTGGAAAAGACGGAAATGGAAACTGACGAAATGAAGGATACCAACCAATTTTCTAAGTATGATTTAAACGAAAACCCATTGTTGTTGAGTAGAGATGGCATGGTTGGCCATGTTTTTCAATCACTGGACATGGCTAAAGAATTCATTCATGAATATGCAAGATTCATTGGGTTCAGCCTACGTAAAAGTATCATGCGAAAAAATACTACAGGTGATGTACGTCAACGTCAGTGGGTATGCTCCCGCGAGGGCTGGCGATCTGAAATGCATGTGGGAAGGCTTGATAAAACTAGGGAGCCTAAGCCAATTAGTCGAGTGGGATGCAAGGTTTGCTTTCGAGTGAACTTGGTGAAGGGTAGTACGCATTGGCTATGCAAAGAATTCATCCCATTTCATTCTCACAACATTGTAGCAGACAACCATAAACAATTCCTTCGGTCCAATCGGGTAATGACACAAGGAACCTTGACGACTGGACAAATAATGAAGGAGTCAGGCATAAGAACTTGCCACATCATGTCATACATGGCAAAGCAAATGGGTGGTTATGAGAAGATTCCATTCACACCAAAAGATCTTTACAATCGAATATCCCATGCTTCAAAAGTTGAGTTTATCGGTTCCAATGCAGGGCGGGCAATCGGATATTTAGAGCATAAAGCTGATGAAGACCCTGGTTTTTTTGGACAGTTTTCGTACAATGAGGATAATCGTCTTCTTAATTTATTTTGGGCAGATGGGAGATGTAGATCAGACTATGAAACATATGGCCATGCAGTAGCTTTTGATTCGACGTACAAGACTAATAGTTATGGGAAGCCGCTGCTGGTATGGATAGGAATTAATAACCACTATAGCACATGCATTTTGGGCTTTGCCATTCTTGACAATGAGTCTGGCAGCAGCTACAAGTGGGCGACAAGGGCTTTCCTAGAATGCATGGGAGGTGTTCTACCGAAAACAGTAGTGACAGATGGAGACAAAGCTATTGCTAACACGCTACAGGAGTTGATGCCTGATGTACCCCACCGATTGTGTTATTGGCATTTACACAACAAAGCTGTTTTAAAAGTGAAAGATCCATCTTTTGCGAGTAGGTTTACCAAATTGGTATTCCGGTACTACACAAAGGACGAGTTTGAAGATAAATGGTGTGACTTAGTGAAAGATTTTGGGATACAAGGCACTGAATATGCTACAAAGCTTTATGTAGACAAGGAGAAGTGGGCTGAAACATTTCTGAGAGGGAATTTCTTCTGTGGAATGACAACTACTCAACGAAGTGAAGGTATTAATGCGGTGTTGAAGAAAAAAGTGAATCAAAAGTTGAAGTTGTACGAGTTCGTCAGGGCGGTCAACATGACCTTATCTTTAATTAGACAACGTGAAGCAAAGGATGAGTACATTACACTTCACACTAGTCCCCAGCTCGGGAAGACAAATTTGCCACAGATAGAGGATGAATTAGCAAATATTTACACATAG